A single region of the Vibrio cyclitrophicus genome encodes:
- a CDS encoding sphingomyelin phosphodiesterase produces MKTQWTWLAALVASTSIASTSAIADTDVYLTNNTNQVMTIQANHSGTDLLQLGDEWQQHVEQIGPWETKKLISFNRWTGVKSGKTYEFDTVVSNAVGESVTLNQTMKGHWYNSTLQHGLSAADVNLALHDDRNIHRSTTDAFGVNAELALKADSTARYDDIYYTITPPKVDEQPEPDANTLKVMTYNIWALPAIASHIGDRYDIIPQYVKGYDVLALQEVFANGRDEFLRELAKEYPYQTKMLDKDGINIHDGGVIIVSRYPIVNEAQYVFPDCTGTDCFADKGVNYAEVIKNGQAYHVFGTHTASFDTDTARDYRQRQFKQMRQLAQSLEIPTSETVIYSGDFNVNKLKFPDDYQQMFANLQADEPTYSGYTASTFDPRINNFAGEPMSGGENVEYLDYVVVSSEYAAKAHNDNRVDVPRSTSSELWKHYNLSDHFPVSAVIK; encoded by the coding sequence ATGAAAACTCAATGGACTTGGTTAGCTGCACTTGTGGCATCCACATCAATCGCTTCGACCTCTGCGATAGCAGACACCGACGTGTATCTCACCAATAACACCAATCAAGTAATGACCATTCAAGCCAACCACAGCGGTACCGACCTGCTTCAACTCGGTGATGAGTGGCAACAGCATGTTGAACAGATTGGCCCTTGGGAGACGAAGAAGCTGATCAGTTTCAACCGCTGGACTGGTGTGAAATCTGGGAAGACCTATGAGTTTGACACTGTGGTATCGAACGCAGTGGGTGAGAGTGTCACGCTCAACCAAACCATGAAGGGACATTGGTATAACTCAACACTGCAACATGGTTTGAGCGCCGCAGACGTCAACCTAGCGTTGCATGACGATCGTAATATTCATCGCAGCACGACCGATGCATTCGGGGTCAATGCAGAGCTAGCACTTAAAGCCGATTCTACAGCGCGCTATGATGACATTTATTACACCATCACCCCGCCAAAAGTGGATGAGCAGCCAGAGCCGGATGCCAATACACTCAAGGTCATGACCTACAACATCTGGGCGCTGCCTGCCATTGCCTCGCACATCGGTGACCGTTATGACATTATCCCTCAATACGTAAAAGGCTATGACGTACTGGCGCTACAAGAGGTGTTTGCTAACGGCAGAGATGAGTTCTTGCGTGAACTTGCAAAAGAGTACCCGTACCAAACCAAAATGCTCGATAAAGATGGGATTAACATCCATGACGGCGGCGTAATCATTGTCAGCCGCTACCCTATCGTTAACGAAGCTCAGTATGTTTTCCCTGATTGTACCGGAACGGATTGCTTCGCAGACAAAGGGGTTAATTATGCCGAGGTTATCAAGAACGGTCAGGCTTACCATGTGTTTGGTACGCACACAGCATCGTTCGATACGGATACCGCTCGTGACTACCGACAGCGTCAATTTAAACAGATGCGTCAGCTTGCTCAATCACTGGAAATACCAACTTCAGAGACGGTTATTTACAGCGGTGACTTCAACGTGAACAAGCTGAAGTTCCCAGACGACTACCAACAGATGTTCGCTAACCTGCAAGCTGATGAACCAACCTACTCTGGTTACACCGCTTCAACCTTTGACCCACGCATCAACAACTTTGCGGGCGAACCTATGTCGGGTGGTGAGAACGTTGAGTATCTCGATTATGTGGTAGTGAGCTCAGAGTATGCAGCTAAAGCGCATAACGACAATCGCGTGGATGTTCCAAGATCAACAAGCAGTGAGTTATGGAAGCACTACAACCTTTCAGACCACTTCCCTGTTAGTGCTGTGATCAAGTAA
- a CDS encoding DUF2058 domain-containing protein, whose protein sequence is MAKLTLQEQMLKAGLVNEKKLKKAKKGSKKSRVQSREAKAAAEETKLAQQAKDKELNQQLKEQQLSKEIKAQVKQLIEMNKIEQKNGEIKYNFTDGTLVKYLYVEELTQKQLSKGILSIARQGESYVVIPTAVANKIAMRDEESIVDTQAGSTDEVDEDDPYKDFVIPDDLMW, encoded by the coding sequence ATGGCAAAGTTAACACTCCAAGAGCAGATGCTTAAAGCTGGCTTGGTAAATGAGAAAAAATTAAAGAAGGCGAAGAAAGGCTCTAAAAAGTCTCGCGTTCAGTCTCGTGAAGCAAAAGCGGCAGCTGAAGAAACTAAACTGGCGCAGCAAGCGAAAGACAAAGAGCTAAACCAACAGTTGAAAGAGCAGCAGTTGAGCAAAGAAATTAAAGCTCAAGTGAAGCAACTGATTGAGATGAACAAGATCGAACAGAAGAACGGTGAGATCAAATACAACTTCACCGACGGTACGCTAGTTAAATACCTTTACGTAGAAGAGCTGACTCAAAAGCAACTAAGTAAAGGCATTCTAAGTATTGCTCGTCAAGGCGAGAGCTATGTTGTGATTCCAACAGCAGTAGCGAACAAGATTGCTATGCGCGACGAAGAATCTATCGTTGATACGCAGGCAGGTAGCACAGACGAAGTAGACGAAGATGACCCGTACAAAGACTTCGTGATCCCAGATGATCTAATGTGGTAA
- a CDS encoding LysR family transcriptional regulator yields the protein MNEHKRIERLILFVELAQQLNFTKAAEKLGISKSYLSEQIKRLENDLQCPLLVRTTRSVRLTQEGERALQQGLTIRSQVLQLERSVSEQHDIVKGLLRLTAPKMFTEVYLFDICQQFRQQYPEIRFEINSSYTNFNLNQDDIDIAFRATNTPPDNMVAKHLISYQHDLVATPGYLDQFGRPTNVSDLSDHQCLATLHQTEWPLKSANIDVSGWLSSNDNHLLKQQAIVGSGIIRIASYYVAKEVELGELERVLPNECLQHGNSIYLFYPQVIYPAKKHQVFVKFVQNYFESLSR from the coding sequence ATGAACGAGCACAAGAGAATAGAACGACTGATCCTATTTGTGGAACTTGCTCAGCAACTTAACTTTACCAAAGCAGCAGAAAAGCTCGGTATCTCTAAGAGCTACCTTTCTGAGCAGATCAAACGTTTAGAGAATGATTTACAGTGCCCTCTTTTGGTCAGAACCACGCGCAGTGTTCGTTTAACTCAAGAAGGCGAACGCGCGTTACAACAAGGTTTAACGATTCGTTCTCAAGTGTTGCAGCTCGAGCGTAGTGTTTCGGAACAACACGACATCGTAAAAGGTCTATTGCGTCTCACCGCGCCAAAGATGTTTACTGAGGTATATCTATTCGATATCTGCCAACAGTTTAGGCAGCAATATCCAGAGATCCGTTTTGAGATAAATAGCAGCTACACCAACTTTAATCTCAACCAAGATGATATCGATATCGCGTTTCGCGCCACCAATACCCCACCGGACAACATGGTGGCGAAACATTTGATTAGCTATCAGCATGATTTAGTCGCAACGCCCGGTTATCTTGATCAATTTGGTCGTCCAACCAATGTGAGTGACTTAAGTGATCATCAATGCTTAGCAACGCTGCATCAAACCGAGTGGCCTTTAAAGTCTGCAAACATTGATGTGTCCGGCTGGCTTTCAAGTAATGACAATCACTTGCTTAAGCAACAAGCCATAGTAGGAAGCGGTATTATTCGTATCGCGAGTTACTACGTTGCGAAAGAGGTTGAGCTTGGAGAGTTAGAAAGAGTGCTGCCTAATGAATGTCTGCAACATGGCAACAGTATTTACCTGTTCTATCCGCAAGTTATTTATCCGGCAAAGAAACACCAAGTGTTCGTTAAATTTGTTCAGAATTACTTTGAAAGTTTAAGTCGATAA
- a CDS encoding aldo/keto reductase: MTNSIESTNKTNDKKSIPLSNYLPNVGQVAYGCMGLGGGWNDNPVTAADVAQTRSVIDTALESGINLFDHADIYTFSKAEQAFGQALQQAPELRDQMFIQSKCGIRFEGEGNVGRYDFSADWVSQSVDGILNRLNTEKLDVLLLHRPDPLMELDELARTLEDLKAQGKVDFFGVSNMNSHQIQYLQSALGQPIVANQVEMSLAKLDWLNDGVMINSQGHHQSDFAAGTLEHCQMKGIQLQAWGCLAQGRFAEQGLYSEHDNVKKTAHYVAQLANQYGVESEAIVLAFLLRHPAGIQPVIGTTNLERIKASAVATQINLSREEWYNLYVYSRGQALP, from the coding sequence ATGACGAACAGCATTGAATCTACAAATAAAACGAATGATAAAAAGAGCATTCCGTTATCAAACTATCTACCGAATGTCGGGCAGGTTGCCTACGGCTGCATGGGCTTAGGTGGTGGCTGGAATGATAATCCAGTAACGGCGGCTGATGTAGCGCAAACACGCAGCGTAATCGACACAGCATTAGAGTCAGGGATCAACCTGTTCGACCATGCAGACATTTATACCTTCAGCAAAGCAGAGCAAGCTTTTGGTCAAGCGTTACAGCAAGCTCCTGAATTACGTGATCAGATGTTCATTCAATCTAAATGTGGTATTCGTTTTGAAGGCGAGGGCAATGTTGGTCGTTATGATTTCTCGGCAGATTGGGTAAGTCAATCGGTAGACGGCATTCTCAACCGATTGAATACTGAAAAGCTCGACGTGCTGTTACTACATCGCCCCGATCCTTTGATGGAACTCGATGAACTAGCAAGAACGCTAGAAGATTTGAAAGCTCAGGGCAAGGTCGATTTCTTCGGTGTCTCTAACATGAACAGCCACCAAATTCAGTACCTACAATCTGCGCTCGGGCAACCCATTGTCGCAAATCAAGTTGAGATGAGCTTGGCTAAGCTTGATTGGCTTAATGATGGCGTGATGATTAACTCGCAAGGTCACCATCAATCTGATTTTGCTGCAGGCACACTTGAGCATTGCCAAATGAAGGGCATTCAATTGCAAGCGTGGGGCTGCTTGGCACAAGGTCGATTTGCTGAGCAAGGTTTGTATTCAGAACATGACAACGTGAAAAAGACCGCGCATTACGTAGCTCAGCTAGCGAATCAATATGGCGTAGAAAGTGAAGCGATTGTGTTGGCGTTTTTACTTCGTCATCCAGCAGGTATTCAGCCTGTTATTGGTACGACTAACCTAGAGCGAATCAAAGCTTCGGCAGTCGCGACTCAGATAAATCTGTCGCGTGAAGAGTGGTACAACTTATACGTGTATTCACGTGGTCAAGCGCTGCCTTAA
- a CDS encoding heme-binding protein, whose amino-acid sequence MLNQKIVQQLVSSALNIAERNQQAIAVSVCDTHGELLAFIRMDNVSVQAGLLAQNKAYTSARDRQPSGNLGAWARETGKDLSYWTDSKITGFKGGVPIEHQGQVIGALGISGLSEDDDEALAEKVIQLMI is encoded by the coding sequence ATGTTGAATCAAAAGATCGTACAGCAACTTGTGTCTAGCGCTCTCAACATTGCCGAGCGTAATCAACAAGCAATCGCGGTGAGCGTGTGTGATACGCACGGTGAGTTATTGGCGTTTATTCGTATGGATAATGTGAGCGTACAAGCCGGATTGTTAGCACAGAACAAAGCTTATACGTCTGCAAGAGACAGACAGCCAAGTGGTAACTTAGGTGCTTGGGCGAGAGAAACCGGTAAAGATTTAAGTTACTGGACCGACTCTAAGATCACTGGTTTCAAAGGTGGTGTTCCAATTGAACATCAAGGGCAGGTGATTGGTGCTCTCGGTATCAGCGGGTTGAGTGAAGATGACGATGAAGCACTTGCCGAAAAAGTGATTCAACTGATGATCTAA
- a CDS encoding L-cystine transporter, translated as MSFSAIAALSVFTGILFFLYGQQKKENTLSRLVLLGLVFGSAFGLGLQLLLGEGNPAIKETLDWVNVVGSGYVGLLKMVIMPLVLVSMIAAVVKLEKGGSLGKISGITISVLLVTTAISAIVGIAVAQAFGLSAEGLTEGARETARIATLENRMGSVSDLTIPQMLVSFIPTNPFADLTGARSTSIIAVVIFGVLTGIAARKVMAEKEELESPIRTFVEAAQSIVMRLVKMIMALTPYGIAALMAKVVATSSASDILSLLGFIVASYVAIILMFVVHGVLVSFVGVNPKEYFQKIWPVLTFAFTSRSSAATIPLNVEAQITKLNVPPAIANLSATFGATIGQNGCAGIYPAMLAVMVAPTVGIDPMDINFILSLIAIITVSSFGIAGVGGGATFAALIVLPAMGLPVTIAALLISIEPLIDMARTALNVSGAMTAGTITSRLLGKKDKQQDLEQANA; from the coding sequence ATGTCATTTTCAGCTATCGCTGCCTTATCGGTATTCACTGGTATCCTCTTCTTTCTCTACGGACAGCAGAAAAAAGAAAACACACTTTCTCGTCTCGTTCTATTAGGTTTGGTTTTTGGTAGTGCTTTCGGATTAGGCTTACAGCTGCTACTGGGTGAAGGCAACCCGGCCATCAAAGAAACGTTGGATTGGGTAAATGTTGTCGGCAGCGGCTATGTTGGCCTACTAAAAATGGTGATCATGCCATTAGTATTGGTTTCAATGATTGCGGCAGTGGTGAAGCTTGAGAAAGGTGGGTCACTGGGCAAGATTTCTGGTATCACTATTTCAGTATTATTGGTAACCACAGCGATCTCTGCGATTGTGGGTATTGCTGTGGCTCAAGCATTCGGTCTTTCGGCAGAAGGCCTAACAGAAGGTGCTCGTGAAACGGCTCGTATCGCAACACTAGAAAACCGCATGGGAAGTGTGTCTGACCTAACGATTCCACAAATGCTGGTTAGCTTCATTCCAACTAACCCGTTTGCAGATCTAACCGGTGCTCGTTCAACTTCAATCATCGCGGTGGTTATCTTCGGTGTGCTAACAGGTATCGCTGCTCGTAAAGTGATGGCAGAGAAAGAAGAGTTGGAATCACCAATTCGCACTTTCGTTGAAGCGGCTCAATCTATCGTAATGCGCTTAGTTAAGATGATTATGGCACTAACGCCATACGGCATCGCTGCGTTAATGGCGAAAGTTGTAGCAACATCAAGTGCTTCTGACATCCTAAGCTTACTGGGTTTCATCGTTGCTTCTTACGTCGCAATCATCCTGATGTTCGTTGTCCACGGTGTGTTGGTCTCTTTTGTTGGTGTAAACCCGAAAGAGTACTTCCAAAAAATCTGGCCTGTACTGACATTTGCTTTCACGTCTCGTAGTTCTGCAGCAACAATTCCACTGAACGTTGAAGCTCAAATCACTAAGCTAAACGTGCCACCAGCGATTGCTAACCTGTCTGCTACTTTCGGTGCAACAATTGGCCAAAATGGCTGTGCAGGTATCTACCCTGCAATGCTAGCAGTTATGGTTGCGCCAACAGTCGGCATCGACCCAATGGACATCAACTTCATTCTGTCTCTGATTGCGATTATTACAGTGAGCTCATTCGGTATCGCGGGTGTGGGTGGCGGTGCAACGTTCGCTGCACTTATCGTATTACCAGCGATGGGCCTTCCAGTGACTATCGCTGCACTGCTTATCTCTATCGAGCCGCTTATCGATATGGCACGTACAGCGCTTAACGTATCAGGTGCAATGACAGCCGGTACTATCACAAGTCGCCTATTGGGTAAGAAAGACAAGCAACAAGATCTGGAGCAAGCGAACGCTTAA
- a CDS encoding NAD(P)H-binding protein, with protein MSISGDKTSVVVAGATGLIGHHVMKLLIDEPAVDHIYALSRRALDSQFDSTKLHTLIHSDLQVTCWDDANATPNLGVICLGTTKKKAGSKEALRKIDVELVSQVAQSMKFLGVQRVAVVSSYGASLDSYSHYLKCKGQMEQNLMRIGFKQLFIARPGPLVGERDEPRADEKLLQSLFPLLSPFMFGKFKNLRPIQSKDVAKAMLFRLFENNFQNIEIYSSSDMLNLLAKYR; from the coding sequence ATGAGCATTTCTGGAGACAAAACATCGGTCGTGGTGGCCGGTGCAACAGGGCTAATTGGTCATCATGTGATGAAGTTGCTCATCGATGAACCAGCGGTTGATCATATCTATGCCCTATCCCGAAGAGCATTAGACTCACAATTTGACTCCACCAAGCTCCACACTCTTATTCACAGTGACCTGCAAGTTACCTGTTGGGATGACGCGAATGCGACGCCTAATCTTGGCGTTATCTGCTTAGGTACGACCAAGAAAAAGGCAGGCTCAAAAGAAGCGCTTCGCAAAATTGATGTCGAACTGGTTAGCCAAGTAGCACAGTCGATGAAGTTTCTTGGAGTTCAACGCGTGGCGGTCGTTTCTAGCTATGGCGCTTCACTAGATTCCTATTCCCACTACCTAAAGTGCAAGGGGCAAATGGAACAAAATTTGATGCGCATTGGCTTCAAGCAGCTTTTCATCGCACGTCCTGGTCCGCTGGTGGGTGAACGTGATGAACCAAGAGCTGATGAAAAACTCCTGCAAAGTCTCTTTCCTCTGCTGTCTCCGTTTATGTTTGGTAAGTTCAAAAATCTTCGACCTATTCAGTCGAAAGACGTAGCCAAAGCAATGTTGTTCCGATTATTCGAAAATAATTTCCAAAATATCGAAATTTACTCATCGAGTGACATGCTCAATTTATTAGCAAAATATCGCTAA
- a CDS encoding flavin reductase family protein: MNLKLDTLAPTQIYHLMTQTVVPRPIAWALTESSEQEYNLAPFSYFTPVSSNPPLLMLSVGKKPSGEIKDTTRNALETGKLVIHIASSNSAETMTATAATLDHGESEVTANNIELVEFEGFSLPRVKECAVAFGCTLYEVKEVGEVPQSLIFAQIETVYIAEDVIDKESERLKVDALALDPLSRLGGGEYATLSNVFSVARPK; this comes from the coding sequence ATGAACCTCAAGCTTGATACTCTAGCTCCCACTCAGATCTATCACCTGATGACACAAACCGTTGTTCCTCGCCCTATTGCGTGGGCATTGACGGAATCTTCTGAACAAGAGTACAACCTAGCGCCTTTCTCTTATTTCACGCCTGTTTCCAGCAATCCGCCGCTACTGATGTTATCGGTTGGGAAGAAGCCATCGGGCGAAATCAAAGACACCACTCGTAATGCCCTTGAAACAGGTAAACTGGTGATTCACATTGCTTCTTCAAATTCTGCAGAAACAATGACAGCAACAGCAGCGACTCTCGATCACGGTGAATCTGAAGTAACCGCGAATAATATCGAGTTGGTTGAGTTTGAAGGCTTTTCTTTACCTAGAGTGAAGGAGTGTGCGGTCGCTTTTGGCTGCACCTTGTACGAAGTGAAAGAGGTTGGAGAAGTGCCACAAAGCCTTATTTTTGCTCAAATCGAAACCGTGTACATTGCTGAAGATGTGATCGATAAAGAGAGTGAACGTCTTAAGGTTGATGCGTTAGCATTGGACCCACTGTCTAGACTTGGTGGCGGTGAATACGCCACGCTTTCCAATGTGTTCTCTGTCGCTCGTCCTAAATAG
- the cobT gene encoding nicotinate-nucleotide--dimethylbenzimidazole phosphoribosyltransferase: MLDTQYSQYIQHRIDQKTKPLGALGLLEKIAHQLALIQSQGKEAAVEHIELNKPSIIIFAGDHGIADEGVSIAPSAVTQQMVLNFLSGGAAINCFCTVNNIDITVVDTGILLPVKSDSDMLISQRLGTRTNNFANEAAMNLETVERGIDLGAKLVSKTISNDTNIIMFGEMGIGNTSSASAILSALSNRAAAECVGLGTGINNEQLARKVAVVEQGVARCKGLDPKSVLAQVGGYEIVQMVGGFLGAYQNRTPVLVDGFIVSVAAYVATLIEPNCRDYMIFAHRSEESGHKILLELLDAEPLLDLGLRLGEGTGAALAMPIIRAAAEFYNNMASFESAGVTV, encoded by the coding sequence ATGTTAGATACCCAATACTCGCAGTACATCCAACACCGAATTGACCAAAAAACCAAACCACTCGGTGCGCTTGGCTTATTAGAAAAAATCGCACATCAACTGGCATTGATTCAGAGCCAAGGCAAAGAAGCTGCGGTGGAACACATTGAATTGAATAAGCCAAGTATCATCATTTTTGCTGGCGACCATGGCATAGCAGATGAAGGTGTGAGCATTGCTCCAAGTGCCGTCACGCAACAGATGGTGTTGAACTTCTTGAGCGGTGGCGCGGCGATCAATTGCTTCTGTACGGTGAACAACATCGATATCACGGTAGTAGATACGGGTATATTGTTGCCTGTGAAATCTGACAGTGACATGTTGATCTCTCAGCGCTTGGGTACACGGACCAATAACTTTGCCAATGAAGCGGCAATGAACTTGGAAACGGTGGAACGAGGTATAGATTTGGGTGCGAAACTTGTTTCAAAAACTATCTCGAACGACACCAATATCATCATGTTTGGTGAAATGGGCATCGGTAATACCAGCAGCGCATCAGCGATCTTAAGTGCATTGTCGAATCGTGCTGCAGCGGAGTGTGTTGGCCTAGGCACTGGTATCAACAACGAACAGTTAGCACGAAAAGTAGCGGTGGTTGAGCAGGGCGTAGCTCGCTGCAAAGGACTCGATCCTAAATCGGTTTTGGCTCAAGTCGGTGGCTATGAAATCGTTCAAATGGTCGGTGGTTTCCTTGGTGCATACCAAAATAGAACACCGGTATTGGTCGATGGTTTTATCGTGTCAGTCGCGGCGTATGTCGCGACCTTAATTGAACCGAATTGCCGTGACTATATGATCTTTGCACATCGCTCTGAAGAGTCAGGGCACAAAATTTTGTTAGAGCTGCTAGACGCTGAACCTCTGCTCGATCTTGGATTGAGGTTAGGCGAGGGTACAGGCGCAGCTTTGGCTATGCCAATTATTCGTGCGGCAGCCGAGTTCTATAACAACATGGCGAGCTTCGAAAGTGCGGGAGTCACGGTTTAA
- a CDS encoding adenosylcobinamide-GDP ribazoletransferase, with amino-acid sequence MSDAPERSLKDRVTYQWELFSLAMGFFSRLPMPKDTPYSSERMNRSGRYFSTVGLLLGVLCGGVFLLLDAILPSAVAIFLMMSFSLMLTGAFHEDGLTDMADGIGGGMTLERRLTIMKDSRIGTYGASALIMALLGKWVLLNELVSMTGLFLVIVTSYTFSRAIAASLIYDMPYVSDLDTSKSKPLANKQTKGELVFLLLVGVLPSLWFGLEFALILSVVAYLFRTGFKKWLTARIGGFTGDCLGAAQQLMELLIYLVFITAFYNGFL; translated from the coding sequence ATGAGTGATGCACCAGAAAGGTCTTTGAAAGATCGAGTCACTTATCAGTGGGAGCTGTTTTCGTTGGCAATGGGCTTCTTTTCTCGTTTGCCGATGCCAAAGGATACCCCTTATTCATCAGAGCGAATGAACCGTTCTGGGCGCTACTTTTCAACGGTTGGTTTGTTACTTGGTGTTCTGTGTGGCGGTGTATTCTTGCTACTCGATGCCATACTGCCGAGTGCAGTGGCCATCTTTTTGATGATGAGTTTTAGCTTGATGCTCACTGGCGCTTTCCATGAGGACGGTTTGACCGACATGGCGGATGGCATTGGTGGTGGCATGACTTTAGAACGCCGCTTGACCATCATGAAAGATAGCCGCATCGGTACATACGGCGCGTCTGCGCTGATCATGGCTCTGCTTGGCAAGTGGGTTTTGCTCAATGAACTCGTCAGCATGACTGGATTGTTTTTGGTCATTGTGACGAGCTACACCTTTAGCCGTGCGATTGCTGCATCGCTGATTTACGACATGCCTTATGTTAGCGACTTGGATACCAGTAAAAGCAAGCCATTGGCCAACAAGCAAACTAAGGGCGAGCTCGTTTTTCTCTTGCTTGTAGGCGTACTGCCTAGTCTGTGGTTTGGTCTTGAATTCGCTTTGATTTTATCTGTCGTTGCCTATCTGTTCAGAACAGGTTTCAAAAAGTGGTTAACGGCTCGAATTGGTGGCTTTACTGGTGACTGCTTGGGGGCTGCTCAACAGTTAATGGAGTTACTGATTTATCTTGTATTCATTACTGCATTTTACAATGGTTTTCTATAA
- the cobU gene encoding bifunctional adenosylcobinamide kinase/adenosylcobinamide-phosphate guanylyltransferase: protein MTNMNQTNQTSQRNSHLVLGGARSGKSSFAEQQALCALEACSNGRLNYIATATYLDDEMRERIAHHQQRRGKQWIEHEVPVELAEKLQSFDQDDVVLIDCLTLWLNNIIFELGDDATNEQVEVVIEALIRSVEQSPAHIIMVSNEVGLGVVPLGKVSRLFVDNAGRMNQALARVVERVTLIAAGLPLRLKPSNHSLDTQG, encoded by the coding sequence ATGACTAACATGAATCAAACTAATCAAACAAGCCAGCGAAACAGCCACCTGGTATTGGGTGGAGCTCGTTCTGGTAAGTCGAGTTTTGCAGAGCAACAAGCATTATGTGCGCTTGAAGCATGTTCAAATGGACGCCTCAATTATATTGCGACAGCGACGTATCTTGATGACGAAATGCGAGAGCGAATAGCGCACCATCAACAACGTCGTGGGAAACAGTGGATTGAGCATGAAGTACCCGTTGAGTTAGCTGAAAAACTGCAGTCTTTTGACCAAGATGATGTGGTGCTGATTGATTGCCTAACCTTGTGGCTGAACAACATCATCTTTGAATTGGGTGATGACGCAACCAATGAACAGGTTGAAGTTGTGATTGAAGCTTTGATTAGAAGCGTGGAACAAAGCCCAGCACACATTATCATGGTGTCTAACGAAGTCGGTTTGGGCGTGGTGCCACTGGGTAAAGTGTCGCGCTTGTTTGTCGACAATGCTGGGCGAATGAACCAAGCATTGGCTCGCGTTGTCGAACGAGTTACGTTGATAGCCGCCGGATTGCCACTGCGCTTAAAACCATCTAATCATTCGCTTGATACTCAAGGTTAG
- a CDS encoding histidine phosphatase family protein → MVNGTTKNIYLLRHGKVEGKAALNGLSDVLVNADLQQQIGEALVTQDITFESIVTSPLRRCSDLANLSAQRMSLPLSVVTGFQEMNFGEVDGVPFDELEDKWEMLETFWQAPANHQLTGAESLQGFHDRVTQAWSQLLNDPSDNILLVTHGGVIRILLAHCLDIDWKNPSLYSKLSIENASITHIQITQFAQSFISVKSIGLPVL, encoded by the coding sequence ATGGTCAACGGAACAACCAAAAACATCTATTTGCTAAGACATGGCAAAGTTGAAGGGAAAGCAGCACTCAATGGTTTATCTGATGTGTTGGTTAACGCAGATCTTCAACAACAGATAGGCGAGGCGCTCGTTACACAAGACATTACCTTTGAGAGCATAGTTACTTCACCACTAAGACGATGTAGTGACCTCGCGAACTTGTCTGCACAGCGTATGTCTTTGCCTTTGTCTGTTGTAACAGGTTTTCAGGAAATGAACTTCGGTGAAGTAGATGGTGTTCCATTTGATGAACTTGAAGACAAGTGGGAGATGCTAGAAACCTTTTGGCAAGCTCCTGCGAATCATCAATTAACGGGTGCAGAAAGTTTACAAGGTTTCCACGACAGAGTAACTCAAGCTTGGTCGCAACTTTTGAACGATCCAAGTGACAATATATTGTTGGTTACTCATGGTGGTGTGATTCGCATATTGTTAGCGCACTGCCTTGATATTGATTGGAAAAACCCGAGTTTGTACTCGAAGTTATCGATAGAAAACGCGTCGATAACTCATATTCAAATTACTCAGTTTGCACAGAGCTTTATTAGCGTCAAATCGATAGGGCTGCCTGTTCTCTGA